In one Paramisgurnus dabryanus chromosome 21, PD_genome_1.1, whole genome shotgun sequence genomic region, the following are encoded:
- the hoxc4a gene encoding homeobox protein Hox-C4a, giving the protein MIMSSYLMDSNYIDPKFPPCEEYSQNSYIPEHSPEYYSRARDSGYQHHHQELYPPRASYQERQYNCASIPEPDTQRGHGLPHAGHLLGKGQSASCEPPPLPLSPATPPAASSACNQATPEHPNSSASAKQPVVYPWMKKIHVSTVNSSYNGAEPKRSRTAYTRQQVLELEKEFHYNRYLTRRRRIEIAHSLVLSERQIKIWFQNRRMKWKKDHRLPNTKVRSSSSSGISSGSNTSSTAGVVAAASTNSMSASEDLSGTERGEDITRL; this is encoded by the exons TAGCTACATTCCCGAACATAGCCCTGAATATTACAGCCGTGCAAGGGACAGTGGCTACCAGCATCACCACCAGGAGTTATACCCTCCGCGGGCGAGCTACCAGGAGCGTCAGTATAACTGTGCAAGCATCCCTGAACCAGATACTCAAAGGGGACATGGACTTCCTCACGCGGGGCACCTGCTCGGAAAAGGGCAATCTGCCTCATGTGAGCCCCCACCGTTACCCCTGTCTCCTGCCACCCCTCCGGCTGCATCCTCCGCCTGCAATCAAGCCACCCCGGAGCATCCCAACAGCTCAGCTTCTGCCAAACAACCAGTAGTGTACCCATGGATGAAGAAAATTCACGTCAGCACCG TGAACTCTAGTTACAATGGAGCGGAACCCAAGCGGTCTAGAACTGCTTACACTCGCCAGCAAGTCTTAGAATTGGAGAAGGAATTCCACTATAATCGGTACTTAACAAGGCGAAGACGTATCGAGATTGCTCATTCCTTGGTCCTCTCGGAGAGGCAAATCAAAATTTGGTTTCAAAACCGGAGGATGAAGTGGAAAAAAGACCATAGGCTGCCAAACACCAAAGTCAGATCCTCGTCCTCATCGGGCATTTCCTCCGGGTCCAACACAAGCTCAACGGCGGGCGTTGTGGCGGCAGCTTCCACCAACAGCATGTCAGCATCTGAGGATCTCTCCGGAACCGAGCGTGGCGAGGATATTACAAGGTTATAA